A window of Lacibacter sediminis contains these coding sequences:
- the murC gene encoding UDP-N-acetylmuramate--L-alanine ligase produces the protein MIQLNDIKAVYFVGIGGIGMSAIARFFHENGVKVSGYDKTVTALTSQLEAEGISIYYNEDVERIPKDVQLVVYTPAIPKEHKEYQYYLQNGYSVVKRSDVLQIITQSSLNICVAGTHGKTTISTMTGHLLRHSGFGCNAFLGGIAVNYNSNFWASDNNVCVVEADEYDRSFHKLSPDIAVITAMDADHLDIYGTAEAMEEAFIEFTRKIKPGGWLISKYGLKRTGDLVADNHITYHLNDTNATVHSVNLKVQNGSYVFDVVFGDWILKDVLLNVGGLHNVENALAAIAVAHVLKIDDEKIEDAVTAFKGVKRRFEYVIAPGEGDVVFVDDYAHHPEELRALITGARSLFSDKKLVLVFQPHLFTRTRDLADGFAASLDMADEVILLPIYPARELPIEGVTSELILNKMKLEKKQILSKEELLNEVTSKVDSNVVFVTAGAGDIDALLQELKKKIEA, from the coding sequence ATGATTCAGTTGAACGATATAAAGGCAGTGTACTTCGTAGGAATTGGTGGCATTGGCATGAGTGCAATCGCAAGGTTCTTTCATGAGAATGGAGTGAAGGTGAGTGGTTATGATAAAACGGTTACAGCACTTACATCGCAACTGGAAGCAGAAGGAATCAGTATTTATTATAATGAAGATGTAGAACGTATTCCCAAGGATGTGCAGTTGGTGGTTTACACACCCGCTATTCCAAAGGAGCATAAAGAGTACCAGTATTATCTGCAGAATGGGTACAGTGTAGTAAAGAGGAGTGATGTGCTGCAGATCATTACGCAAAGTTCTTTGAATATATGTGTAGCAGGTACGCATGGTAAAACAACCATCAGTACAATGACGGGGCATTTGTTACGTCACAGTGGTTTTGGTTGTAATGCTTTTCTCGGCGGTATTGCTGTTAATTACAACAGTAACTTCTGGGCAAGCGATAACAATGTGTGTGTGGTGGAAGCAGATGAGTATGATCGTTCATTTCATAAGCTGAGCCCGGATATAGCAGTGATCACGGCAATGGATGCTGATCATTTAGATATCTACGGAACGGCTGAAGCAATGGAAGAAGCGTTCATCGAGTTCACCAGGAAAATTAAACCCGGTGGATGGCTCATCAGCAAATATGGATTGAAACGAACCGGTGATTTGGTTGCAGACAATCACATCACTTATCATCTCAATGATACAAATGCAACTGTACACTCGGTGAATCTAAAAGTACAAAACGGCAGTTATGTCTTTGATGTGGTGTTTGGTGATTGGATATTGAAAGACGTGTTATTGAATGTTGGTGGTTTACACAATGTAGAAAATGCATTAGCAGCCATTGCAGTTGCCCATGTATTGAAGATCGATGATGAAAAAATTGAAGATGCAGTAACAGCATTTAAAGGCGTAAAAAGAAGATTTGAATATGTGATTGCTCCGGGCGAAGGAGATGTGGTGTTTGTAGACGATTATGCACATCATCCCGAAGAGTTGAGAGCGTTGATCACCGGTGCAAGAAGTTTGTTTTCAGATAAGAAACTGGTGTTGGTATTTCAACCACACCTGTTTACAAGAACAAGAGACTTAGCTGATGGTTTTGCAGCAAGTCTTGACATGGCAGACGAAGTAATTCTGTTGCCGATTTACCCGGCACGTGAATTACCGATTGAAGGAGTAACAAGTGAACTCATCTTAAACAAGATGAAATTGGAGAAGAAGCAGATATTGTCAAAAGAAGAGTTGTTGAATGAGGTAACGAGTAAGGTAGATAGCAATGTGGTGTTCGTAACAGCGGGTGCAGGAGATATTGATGCACTGTTACAGGAGTTAAAAAAGAAGATAGAAGCATAA
- the murG gene encoding undecaprenyldiphospho-muramoylpentapeptide beta-N-acetylglucosaminyltransferase: MSVKIILAGGGTGGHIFPAIAIANAIKKQQPDAEILFVGAKGRMEMEKVPQAGYEIKGIDIIGFNRSSLIKNIGLPFKLLRSFVQVRTIINQFKPDAVIGVGGYSSFPVLRFAQSKGIASFIHESNSFAGKANMMLGKKATKVFVASDGMEKFFPAQKIMITGNPVRASISLSSITKEEGLKYFGLETTKKTVLVVGGSLGAKSINEAIDAGLEEFEKNNLQLIWQTGKIYAEKAKTRAEGKFNVWVNEFISQMEHAYSAADVVISRAGAMAIAEICLVAKPAVFVPYPHAAEDHQTVNAKHLVEKHAGLMVKDNEAKEKLVSSIIALAKDEAKQNELKQHIAKLGVSDADTVIATEVLKLIKK, from the coding sequence ATGAGTGTAAAGATTATACTTGCAGGAGGTGGAACCGGTGGTCATATTTTTCCGGCAATTGCAATTGCAAATGCCATTAAGAAACAACAACCTGATGCAGAGATATTATTTGTGGGAGCAAAGGGTAGGATGGAAATGGAAAAAGTGCCGCAGGCAGGGTATGAAATAAAAGGGATAGACATTATAGGTTTTAACAGAAGTTCTTTGATAAAAAACATCGGCTTGCCGTTTAAGTTGCTAAGAAGCTTTGTACAGGTGCGGACGATCATCAACCAATTTAAACCAGACGCAGTGATAGGAGTAGGCGGTTATTCCAGCTTTCCGGTTTTGCGTTTTGCACAGAGTAAAGGCATTGCATCCTTTATTCATGAAAGCAATTCGTTTGCAGGAAAAGCAAATATGATGTTGGGAAAGAAGGCAACGAAAGTATTTGTAGCAAGCGATGGTATGGAGAAGTTTTTCCCGGCGCAAAAGATCATGATCACCGGAAACCCTGTTCGAGCTTCCATTTCACTTTCTTCTATAACGAAAGAAGAAGGTTTGAAATACTTTGGTTTAGAAACAACAAAGAAAACGGTGCTGGTTGTTGGTGGCAGTTTGGGTGCAAAGAGTATTAACGAAGCCATTGATGCAGGACTTGAGGAGTTTGAAAAGAATAACCTGCAACTCATTTGGCAAACAGGAAAAATATATGCGGAAAAAGCAAAGACACGAGCAGAAGGAAAATTCAATGTGTGGGTGAATGAGTTTATCAGTCAGATGGAACACGCTTACTCTGCGGCCGATGTGGTGATCTCAAGAGCTGGCGCTATGGCAATTGCCGAGATCTGTTTGGTTGCAAAGCCGGCTGTGTTTGTTCCTTATCCACATGCAGCAGAAGATCACCAAACAGTGAATGCAAAACATTTGGTTGAGAAGCATGCGGGATTAATGGTGAAGGATAATGAAGCAAAAGAGAAATTAGTAAGCAGCATCATTGCCTTGGCAAAAGATGAAGCGAAACAAAACGAATTGAAACAACATATTGCAAAACTGGGCGTGTCTGATGCCGATACAGTAATTGCAACAGAAGTATTGAAGTTGATAAAGAAATGA
- the mraY gene encoding phospho-N-acetylmuramoyl-pentapeptide-transferase: MLKNLFDWLNSIGIKFPGDNLFQFITSRVMLAVLLSLIISTVFGKKLINYLRKRQVGETVRDLGLAGEQQKKGTPTMGGLIIILAIVVPTLLLADVSKVYILLMLFATVWMGMIGFIDDYLKLRAKRLAQEQGVNYKKGDKDGLAGWFKVLGQVVLGVAVATTLMFNDSVSAYREFTGTELPAGADVKVVKLDGRERTMIKANEPVTTIPFVKNHEFNYSKLLPKAIRGATWLLYVLIVIFIVTAVSNGANITDGIDGLATGVSALIGICLGIFAYASGNIRLADYLNILYIPGIGELSIFIAAMVGACIGFLWYNSHPAQVFMGDTGSLMLGGVIASLAFLVRKELLIPIFCGVFLVENLSVVLQVGYFKYTKRKYGEGRRIFLMSPLHHHYQKKGFHESKIVTRFWIVTILCVVLAIVTLKIR; this comes from the coding sequence ATGTTAAAGAACTTATTTGATTGGTTGAACAGTATCGGGATCAAATTCCCGGGCGACAATCTGTTTCAGTTTATCACCAGCAGGGTGATGCTGGCTGTATTGTTATCACTGATCATTTCAACTGTGTTCGGAAAAAAACTCATCAACTACCTGCGCAAGCGCCAGGTTGGTGAAACCGTTCGAGATCTTGGCTTGGCAGGTGAACAACAAAAGAAAGGAACACCAACAATGGGTGGTCTCATCATCATTCTTGCCATTGTAGTTCCTACGTTGTTGCTGGCCGATGTAAGCAAAGTATACATCCTGCTCATGTTGTTCGCAACAGTATGGATGGGCATGATCGGTTTTATTGATGATTACCTAAAACTCCGAGCAAAACGTTTGGCACAGGAGCAAGGTGTTAATTATAAGAAAGGAGATAAAGATGGATTGGCAGGTTGGTTCAAAGTATTAGGACAGGTTGTATTGGGTGTAGCTGTTGCAACTACATTAATGTTTAATGATTCTGTTAGTGCATACCGTGAGTTTACTGGAACAGAATTGCCTGCAGGTGCAGATGTAAAAGTGGTGAAGCTGGATGGAAGGGAAAGAACAATGATCAAAGCAAACGAACCGGTAACAACTATTCCATTTGTAAAAAATCATGAGTTCAATTATTCAAAACTGTTACCCAAAGCTATACGTGGAGCAACATGGTTATTGTATGTGCTGATCGTGATCTTCATTGTAACAGCTGTATCAAACGGTGCAAACATCACCGATGGTATTGATGGATTGGCAACAGGTGTATCTGCGTTGATTGGTATATGTCTTGGCATATTCGCTTATGCAAGTGGTAACATTCGCTTAGCAGATTACCTGAATATTTTATATATACCCGGCATTGGTGAGTTATCCATTTTCATTGCTGCAATGGTAGGTGCTTGTATCGGTTTTCTTTGGTACAACTCTCATCCTGCACAGGTGTTCATGGGCGATACCGGTAGTTTAATGTTAGGTGGTGTAATTGCATCATTGGCATTTTTAGTAAGAAAAGAATTATTGATACCCATTTTCTGCGGAGTGTTTTTAGTAGAGAACCTGAGTGTGGTGCTGCAGGTTGGCTACTTCAAATACACAAAGCGAAAATATGGTGAAGGCAGGAGGATATTCTTAATGAGTCCGCTGCATCATCATTATCAAAAGAAAGGATTTCATGAGAGTAAGATCGTCACCCGCTTTTGGATCGTTACGATCCTCTGTGTGGTGCTGGCGATTGTGACACTCAAAATCCGTTAA
- the murD gene encoding UDP-N-acetylmuramoyl-L-alanine--D-glutamate ligase yields the protein MAHKCYILGGGESGAGAAILAKKQGYDVFVSDAGPIKNIYKEELKEYGIEFEESVHSEEKILSADEIVKSPGIPEKSEMMKKIRKQGIPVISEVELAYRFKGNSKIVAITGSNGKTTTTSLTYHICKHAGVDCALVGNIGISIAKQVAIDPKEVYIAELSSFQLDDIKEFKAEIAVLTNITEDHLDRYEYRFENYINAKFKITNNQTKDDFFIYCADDPVTAKYLKKLTLQSTPLPFTMKQEPQKGAFIKDGTMTIAVNDDKVTMSVDDFKIKGKHNQYNTMAAGIAASTLGIRKEKIREAVTTFESLEHRMEMVAMVKGVEYINDSKATNINSTWYALESMTHPTILILGGVDKGNDYEVLKELVKEKVKAIVCLGLDNRKIHEAFGDTVSLIVNTTSAEDAVRAAYHFAEKGDAVLLSPACASFDLFKNYEDRGNQFKQAVRDL from the coding sequence ATGGCACACAAATGTTACATACTTGGTGGCGGCGAAAGTGGAGCAGGCGCTGCTATTCTTGCGAAGAAGCAGGGGTATGATGTATTTGTGAGCGATGCAGGACCTATCAAAAATATTTACAAAGAAGAGTTGAAAGAATACGGAATCGAATTTGAAGAGAGTGTGCACAGCGAAGAAAAAATTCTGAGTGCGGATGAAATTGTAAAGAGTCCCGGTATTCCTGAGAAGAGTGAGATGATGAAGAAGATACGTAAGCAAGGTATCCCGGTGATCAGTGAAGTAGAACTGGCGTATCGTTTTAAAGGAAACAGCAAGATCGTTGCTATTACCGGAAGTAATGGTAAAACAACCACAACTTCTTTAACCTATCATATCTGCAAACATGCAGGTGTTGATTGTGCATTGGTTGGTAATATCGGTATCAGTATTGCAAAACAGGTTGCTATCGATCCAAAAGAAGTTTATATCGCTGAACTCAGCAGTTTTCAGTTAGATGATATTAAGGAATTCAAAGCCGAGATCGCTGTGCTTACGAATATCACTGAAGATCATTTAGACAGATACGAATACAGGTTTGAGAATTACATCAATGCAAAATTTAAGATCACCAATAACCAAACGAAAGACGATTTTTTCATTTACTGTGCCGATGATCCGGTTACAGCAAAGTATTTAAAAAAACTTACTCTCCAATCAACCCCATTACCATTCACCATGAAACAGGAACCACAAAAAGGCGCTTTCATCAAAGACGGCACCATGACGATTGCAGTGAACGACGATAAAGTAACAATGAGCGTAGATGATTTTAAGATCAAGGGTAAACACAACCAGTACAACACCATGGCAGCAGGTATTGCAGCGTCTACTTTAGGTATACGCAAAGAAAAGATCAGGGAGGCCGTTACCACATTCGAAAGTCTTGAGCACAGAATGGAGATGGTGGCAATGGTAAAAGGAGTTGAATACATCAACGACAGTAAAGCTACCAACATCAATTCTACCTGGTATGCACTGGAGAGTATGACGCATCCTACCATTTTAATTCTTGGTGGTGTTGATAAAGGAAATGATTACGAAGTATTAAAGGAACTGGTAAAGGAAAAGGTAAAAGCCATTGTTTGCCTTGGTTTAGACAATCGTAAAATTCATGAAGCCTTTGGCGACACAGTTTCATTGATCGTGAATACCACCAGTGCGGAGGATGCAGTGAGAGCAGCCTACCATTTTGCAGAAAAAGGTGATGCTGTATTGCTAAGCCCGGCTTGTGCCAGTTTCGATCTGTTTAAAAATTATGAAGACAGAGGAAATCAGTTTAAGCAGGCAGTAAGAGATCTGTAA
- the ftsA gene encoding cell division protein FtsA, which yields MTTESPTNGTAMSAQAVNNNPIIVGLDIGTTKIAAIAGRKNEFGKLEILGFGRANSSGVQHGMVLNIDQTIKAIEQALQNCYASNPNLEINEVYVGIAGHHIKSLQTRGDIVRQQNEEEISQREIDQLIGDQYKTYIPAGDQIIDVIPQEFTVDNFQNIPNPIGYSGVKVGANFHIITGDKNAIRNINRSVEKSNLKVRDLVLQPLASAAAVMCEHDLEAGVAIVDIGGGTTDLAVFYEGILKHTAVIPFGGENITNDIKMGLGVLRTQAEQMKVQFGSALADEAKSNAFITIPGIRGMAPKEISVKNLAHIIQARMSEIMDFVTYHLKQVGLDNRMLNGGIVLTGGGSQLKHLIQLTEYVTGLNARIGFPNEHLAPGHIDELAKPMYSTCIGLIMKGYNVFENTQNKLKGIEVKEEPVAEVVNVYDEQSETHVVRVKKRKSLKGFMDSIKDGLIDLFNEEEDRKL from the coding sequence ATGACAACGGAATCACCCACAAACGGAACAGCAATGAGCGCACAGGCTGTCAATAACAACCCCATCATCGTGGGATTGGATATTGGTACAACCAAGATCGCTGCTATTGCCGGACGTAAGAATGAATTCGGCAAACTTGAAATTCTCGGCTTTGGTCGTGCAAACTCCAGCGGTGTACAACACGGCATGGTGTTAAACATTGATCAAACCATTAAAGCCATTGAACAGGCTTTACAAAATTGCTATGCAAGCAACCCAAATCTGGAGATCAACGAAGTATACGTTGGTATTGCAGGCCATCACATTAAATCATTGCAAACACGTGGCGATATTGTTCGTCAGCAAAACGAAGAAGAAATTTCGCAACGTGAAATTGATCAGCTGATCGGCGATCAATACAAAACCTATATTCCAGCTGGTGATCAGATCATTGATGTGATACCACAGGAGTTTACCGTGGATAACTTTCAGAATATTCCGAACCCGATCGGCTATAGTGGCGTGAAAGTTGGAGCAAACTTCCACATCATCACCGGCGATAAAAATGCAATACGCAATATCAATCGAAGTGTTGAAAAGAGCAATTTGAAAGTGAGAGATCTTGTGTTACAACCATTAGCATCTGCTGCTGCTGTTATGTGCGAGCATGATCTTGAAGCAGGTGTTGCCATTGTTGATATTGGTGGTGGTACAACTGATCTTGCAGTTTTTTATGAAGGTATTTTAAAACATACTGCAGTTATTCCATTCGGCGGTGAGAACATTACCAACGACATTAAAATGGGATTAGGTGTATTGCGTACACAGGCAGAGCAAATGAAAGTGCAGTTTGGCAGCGCATTGGCTGATGAAGCAAAATCAAATGCGTTCATCACTATTCCGGGTATTCGTGGAATGGCGCCCAAGGAGATCAGTGTAAAAAATCTTGCACACATCATCCAGGCACGTATGAGTGAGATCATGGATTTTGTAACCTATCATTTAAAGCAGGTTGGTTTAGATAACCGCATGCTCAATGGTGGTATTGTATTAACTGGTGGTGGTTCACAATTGAAACATCTCATTCAGTTAACAGAATATGTAACAGGATTGAATGCACGTATTGGTTTCCCCAACGAACATTTAGCTCCCGGTCATATTGATGAATTAGCCAAGCCAATGTATTCAACCTGTATTGGTTTGATCATGAAAGGTTACAACGTATTCGAGAACACACAGAACAAGCTGAAAGGAATAGAAGTAAAAGAAGAACCTGTAGCAGAAGTGGTGAATGTGTACGATGAACAATCTGAAACACATGTAGTGCGTGTAAAAAAACGCAAGAGCCTGAAAGGATTTATGGACAGCATTAAAGATGGATTGATTGATTTGTTTAACGAAGAAGAAGACAGGAAGCTATGA
- the ftsZ gene encoding cell division protein FtsZ — MIHFDLPKEKSSIIKVIGVGGGGSNAVNHMHAQVIEGVNFIICNTDAQAIAQSMVPNKVQLGPHLTQGLGAGANPEIGRQATEESLEELKTMLEVNTKMAFITAGMGGGTGTGGAPIIAKICKDLGILTVGIVTTPFGYEGKKRIQQAEDGIGRLKEYVDTLLVISNDKLRHQFGNLKMKEAFSKADNVLATAAKCITDVINSTGQINVDFADVCTVMKNGGVAILGNASANGDNRAQRAIEEALNSPLLNDNDIKGAKWILININSAEGDHEFTMDEVEIIQNHLLSQAGENTDVILGLGYDSTLGDKIGITLIATGFEAKDPFDKKPAVVEEVKPKTEKIVMTLAEPEKKAYSQPALFAEEPKPTPAPAPAPAPVENVAPAVTNEVNLQPVLSTEVPVAKVEVAAAPVVETEKIEFVLEPIAPVQTMQPEITAPLAEVKEEVVMKQPVQEVKPTSAFLKKPTMIYVETDEEESIPEIKAEEKPVEAPVQQLHIVKDEEESFDMQLVEKKEQPTAEKESRADQNVHLASSEEPPVTDEAEEQRKKAADRLQKLRNLSFNIHGSDPNNEFDTVPAYLRRNLELYNTISPAENFYSNYTVQSDENNQAQINTINTFLDGKKPD; from the coding sequence ATGATACATTTTGATCTGCCAAAGGAAAAGTCATCCATCATCAAAGTAATTGGTGTTGGTGGCGGTGGTAGCAATGCAGTAAATCACATGCATGCTCAAGTTATTGAAGGAGTAAATTTTATTATTTGTAATACAGATGCACAGGCTATTGCACAAAGCATGGTGCCGAACAAAGTGCAGTTAGGTCCGCATTTAACGCAGGGCCTTGGTGCCGGTGCTAATCCTGAAATTGGACGCCAGGCAACTGAAGAAAGTTTAGAAGAATTAAAAACCATGTTGGAAGTAAACACCAAGATGGCTTTTATTACTGCAGGTATGGGTGGTGGAACAGGTACAGGTGGTGCACCCATCATTGCAAAAATTTGTAAGGATCTCGGCATACTTACTGTTGGTATTGTTACTACACCATTTGGTTACGAGGGAAAGAAACGTATTCAACAGGCGGAAGATGGTATCGGCCGTTTGAAAGAATATGTTGACACCTTACTTGTGATCAGCAATGATAAGTTGCGTCACCAGTTTGGTAATTTAAAAATGAAAGAAGCATTTTCAAAAGCAGATAATGTATTGGCCACTGCTGCAAAATGTATCACAGATGTCATTAACAGTACCGGTCAGATCAACGTCGATTTTGCCGATGTATGTACCGTTATGAAAAATGGTGGTGTAGCAATTCTTGGTAATGCAAGTGCAAATGGTGATAACCGTGCGCAGCGTGCTATTGAAGAAGCATTGAATTCGCCATTGTTGAATGATAATGATATTAAAGGTGCAAAATGGATATTGATTAATATCAACAGTGCCGAAGGTGATCACGAGTTCACCATGGATGAAGTTGAAATTATCCAGAACCATTTATTATCACAGGCTGGTGAAAACACCGATGTGATCCTCGGTTTGGGTTATGATAGTACATTAGGCGATAAGATCGGTATTACATTAATTGCAACAGGTTTTGAAGCAAAAGATCCGTTCGATAAAAAGCCTGCTGTTGTGGAAGAAGTAAAACCGAAAACAGAAAAGATCGTTATGACTTTGGCCGAGCCAGAGAAAAAAGCATACAGTCAGCCCGCTCTTTTTGCGGAGGAGCCGAAGCCAACTCCGGCACCTGCTCCGGCTCCGGCTCCTGTTGAAAATGTTGCCCCTGCCGTTACGAATGAGGTAAACCTGCAACCTGTTTTATCAACTGAAGTGCCTGTTGCAAAAGTGGAAGTAGCAGCTGCGCCTGTTGTTGAAACAGAAAAGATCGAATTTGTATTAGAGCCAATTGCTCCTGTGCAAACTATGCAACCTGAAATAACAGCTCCGCTTGCAGAAGTGAAAGAAGAAGTGGTAATGAAACAGCCAGTTCAGGAAGTAAAACCTACAAGTGCTTTCCTGAAGAAGCCAACGATGATTTATGTAGAGACAGACGAAGAAGAATCCATTCCGGAAATAAAAGCCGAAGAAAAACCGGTTGAAGCTCCAGTTCAACAATTGCACATTGTCAAAGACGAAGAAGAATCGTTCGACATGCAGTTGGTGGAGAAAAAAGAACAACCAACGGCGGAGAAAGAGTCTAGGGCCGATCAAAATGTTCATCTTGCTTCTTCGGAAGAGCCTCCGGTAACGGATGAGGCAGAAGAGCAACGGAAAAAAGCAGCCGATCGTTTACAGAAGTTGAGAAACCTCTCGTTTAACATCCATGGCAGCGATCCGAATAATGAGTTTGACACTGTGCCGGCATATCTCCGCCGTAATTTAGAACTGTACAATACAATTTCGCCTGCAGAAAATTTCTACAGCAATTACACAGTACAGAGTGATGAAAATAACCAGGCGCAGATCAATACCATCAATACATTTCTGGATGGTAAAAAACCAGACTAA
- a CDS encoding FtsW/RodA/SpoVE family cell cycle protein: MSQIANISSKFSTAGLRDKTRGDKVIWAIVVVLSLVSLLVVYSATNSLAYKLYKGNTYVYLFKQIAFISLGIIIVYFAHRVNYTIYSRVAKMLFYISIVLLIYTLFFGTKINDGSRWIKLPIINLTVQTSDIAKLALFMYLSRLLSKKQHVIKDFKKGFIPMMIPIVVICGLIAPANLSTALLTGATSMLLLFIGRVSFKHIALVAATVAIPVIILIAIAGAYYDKEEGKMKELPAVLSAGRVPTWIKRVQDFMYAAKGEAPYQVQQAKIAVAKGGLFGLGPGNSEQRNFLPHPYSDYIYAIIIEEYGIIGAAFIVFIYMVFLFRSIRLFRKCPYAFGAFLALALSFTLVIQAMTNMAVNVGLFPVTGVTLPLVSMGGSSFLFTCLSIGIILSVARNVEDAEGKAENVKEELA, encoded by the coding sequence ATGAGTCAAATCGCAAACATATCATCTAAATTTTCAACAGCAGGGCTGCGGGATAAAACCCGTGGCGATAAAGTGATCTGGGCAATCGTGGTTGTATTGTCGCTGGTGAGTTTATTGGTAGTGTACAGCGCCACCAACTCATTAGCCTATAAATTATACAAAGGCAATACCTACGTTTATCTCTTTAAACAGATCGCATTTATTTCGTTGGGTATTATCATTGTTTACTTTGCGCATAGGGTAAACTATACTATTTATTCAAGAGTAGCGAAGATGTTGTTTTACATCTCCATCGTGTTACTTATTTATACATTGTTCTTTGGTACAAAGATCAACGACGGAAGTCGTTGGATCAAGTTGCCGATCATCAATCTCACAGTACAAACATCCGATATTGCCAAACTGGCCTTGTTCATGTACCTCTCGAGATTGTTATCAAAGAAGCAGCATGTCATCAAAGATTTCAAAAAAGGATTTATTCCAATGATGATACCTATCGTGGTCATCTGCGGATTAATTGCCCCAGCAAATCTTTCAACAGCATTACTCACCGGTGCAACAAGCATGTTGTTGTTGTTCATCGGTCGAGTAAGTTTTAAACATATTGCATTGGTTGCAGCAACTGTTGCAATTCCTGTGATCATACTGATTGCAATTGCAGGAGCATACTACGATAAAGAAGAAGGAAAGATGAAAGAGTTACCTGCAGTTTTATCAGCAGGTCGTGTGCCAACATGGATCAAGCGTGTGCAGGATTTTATGTATGCAGCAAAAGGTGAAGCACCTTACCAGGTACAACAGGCAAAGATCGCTGTGGCAAAAGGTGGGTTGTTTGGATTAGGTCCCGGCAACAGTGAGCAACGTAATTTTTTACCACATCCATATTCCGATTATATCTATGCTATCATCATTGAAGAGTATGGAATCATTGGTGCAGCATTCATCGTTTTTATCTACATGGTGTTTTTGTTCAGGAGTATTCGGTTATTCAGGAAATGTCCATATGCATTCGGTGCATTTCTTGCATTGGCTTTGAGTTTTACACTGGTGATACAGGCCATGACAAACATGGCGGTGAATGTAGGATTGTTCCCTGTAACGGGTGTAACTCTTCCATTGGTGAGTATGGGTGGTAGTAGCTTTTTGTTTACCTGTTTATCAATCGGCATCATTTTAAGTGTTGCGAGAAATGTAGAAGATGCAGAAGGAAAGGCTGAGAACGTTAAAGAAGAATTGGCATGA
- a CDS encoding cell division protein FtsQ/DivIB, with translation MSSKKFSWKKLVLTVMWTVIGTATIVLLVAAARNKNGKRCKDVIVTIKGVDGTEYVSKKQILNTISGGRPDLMKGAPIKTFDLQQLEELLERNLWIRNAELFFDNNDVLHADITEREPVARVFMVNGQSFYIDDMGEQLPITNDQVARVPVFTSFPNETTAARKKDSLLQEQVKEMGHYLMKNDFWMAQVDQVNINNYEFELVPKLGNHLIQFGNAEKMEQKFNRLLLFYKNIMNKTGWNYYSALDVRYDKQLVAVRRDSVSLFKSFVVDQNNYDVSRAIDTSYINSDTTLTTEKPIINNEPNSLLTSGAYKSAPTPTEPVLKSATVKPETTQNRNAMKNQLPTPATGNKVQGDKSQVTKTVQNPKPTEQKPKPKTEEESVLNEAKSQPVKKQPKAVMKKKENE, from the coding sequence ATGAGCAGTAAGAAATTTTCCTGGAAGAAGTTAGTACTCACTGTTATGTGGACAGTGATAGGTACAGCAACAATTGTGCTGCTGGTTGCTGCTGCTCGTAACAAAAATGGAAAACGTTGCAAAGATGTTATTGTAACCATCAAAGGTGTAGATGGAACGGAGTATGTAAGTAAAAAGCAAATACTGAATACGATCTCCGGTGGTCGTCCTGATCTGATGAAAGGAGCTCCAATTAAAACATTTGATCTGCAACAGCTGGAAGAATTACTGGAACGAAATCTCTGGATTCGTAATGCTGAATTGTTCTTTGATAATAATGATGTACTGCATGCTGATATTACTGAACGTGAACCCGTGGCCAGAGTGTTTATGGTAAACGGTCAATCATTTTATATTGATGATATGGGCGAGCAGTTGCCGATCACCAACGACCAGGTGGCACGTGTGCCTGTATTTACTTCTTTCCCGAATGAAACAACTGCAGCAAGAAAGAAAGATAGTTTGTTGCAGGAGCAGGTGAAAGAAATGGGTCACTATTTAATGAAGAATGATTTCTGGATGGCGCAGGTTGACCAGGTGAATATAAATAACTATGAATTTGAATTAGTGCCAAAGCTTGGCAATCATCTCATTCAGTTTGGAAATGCAGAAAAGATGGAACAGAAGTTTAACCGCTTGCTGTTGTTCTACAAAAACATCATGAATAAAACCGGTTGGAATTATTACAGCGCATTGGATGTGCGTTACGATAAACAACTGGTAGCTGTAAGAAGAGATAGTGTAAGTCTGTTTAAAAGTTTTGTGGTTGACCAGAATAATTATGACGTAAGCAGGGCTATTGACACAAGTTATATTAACAGCGATACAACATTAACAACTGAAAAACCAATTATAAACAACGAACCAAACAGTTTGCTTACCTCCGGGGCCTATAAGAGTGCACCAACACCTACAGAGCCCGTTTTAAAGTCCGCTACTGTGAAACCAGAGACAACTCAAAATCGCAATGCGATGAAAAACCAACTCCCTACCCCTGCAACAGGCAACAAGGTACAAGGAGACAAATCGCAAGTAACGAAGACAGTGCAAAATCCAAAACCAACTGAGCAAAAACCTAAGCCGAAGACAGAAGAAGAAAGTGTACTGAATGAAGCGAAGAGCCAACCTGTGAAAAAACAACCTAAAGCAGTGATGAAGAAGAAAGAGAATGAGTGA